From the Maioricimonas rarisocia genome, one window contains:
- a CDS encoding TIGR04282 family arsenosugar biosynthesis glycosyltransferase, with product MFVKWPRPGQVKTRLARSVGPGAAVEFYQACVEDMTDRLRQCGDCRILAWAPDSPAAARYFSAVAGEDFDLWLQPQEDLGGRLERFFEDHACHADDRVVVIGSDSPTLPVRYLEAAWDALKRADCVIGPAVDGGYYLVGLRKPVPELFEDIDWDSSTVLAQTIQRVRQVGVKLALLDPWYDVDTLEDVELLSGHLAALDAAGETLISPRLRQSLLQLHEQTDGFQHPETE from the coding sequence ATGTTTGTGAAATGGCCCCGGCCCGGTCAGGTCAAAACCCGGCTGGCCCGTTCAGTTGGCCCCGGCGCCGCCGTCGAATTCTACCAGGCCTGTGTCGAGGACATGACGGACCGGCTGCGACAGTGCGGCGACTGCCGAATTCTCGCCTGGGCCCCCGATTCTCCCGCCGCCGCACGGTACTTCTCTGCCGTTGCCGGCGAGGACTTCGATCTCTGGCTGCAGCCGCAGGAAGATCTGGGGGGGCGGCTGGAACGTTTTTTCGAGGACCATGCCTGCCACGCGGACGATCGTGTCGTCGTCATTGGTTCCGACAGCCCGACGCTGCCGGTGCGATACCTCGAAGCGGCATGGGATGCACTGAAAAGAGCGGACTGCGTGATCGGGCCGGCGGTGGACGGCGGATATTACCTCGTTGGCCTCAGAAAACCGGTCCCGGAGCTGTTTGAAGACATCGACTGGGACAGTTCGACCGTCCTGGCCCAGACGATCCAGCGTGTGCGGCAGGTCGGTGTGAAGCTCGCCCTGCTCGACCCATGGTACGATGTCGATACACTGGAGGACGTCGAGCTGCTCAGCGGACACCTTGCCGCGCTCGACGCCGCCGGCGAAACGCTGATCAGCCCCCGGCTCCGCCAGAGTCTGCTGCAGCTGCATGAGCAGACCGACGGATTCCAGCACCCAGAAACTGAATGA
- a CDS encoding cupin domain-containing protein produces the protein MSTETKPGYELADFAEIDGVPCPCGTARRAFADVEDFPGTVHVTSISAEAKLHYHKRLTETYFFLECGPDAKMQLDDELIPVRPGMCIMIRPGTRHRAVGTMKVLIMVLPKFDPADEWFD, from the coding sequence ATGAGCACCGAAACGAAACCGGGATACGAACTGGCCGACTTCGCCGAAATCGACGGAGTTCCCTGCCCCTGCGGGACCGCCCGTCGGGCCTTCGCCGATGTCGAGGACTTCCCCGGCACGGTGCACGTCACCAGCATCTCGGCCGAGGCGAAGCTGCACTACCACAAGCGACTGACCGAGACGTACTTCTTTCTCGAGTGCGGGCCTGATGCAAAGATGCAGCTTGATGACGAACTGATCCCGGTGCGGCCGGGGATGTGCATCATGATTCGACCCGGCACCCGTCACCGGGCCGTCGGTACGATGAAGGTCCTCATCATGGTCCTGCCGAAGTTCGACCCGGCCGATGAGTGGTTTGATTGA
- a CDS encoding MFS transporter translates to MSITVTEDPTTRPATPSPTPADAPAKRRFYYGWVMLPLAIMALIASSPGQTFGISIFNEPMRIGLGLSHSQIAAAYMLGTLLGAIPIAWIGAQMDRHGLRRTMLSVVTMFSVACVMTSFVQGWMTLVVVFCMLRMLGPGALAFLSGNTLSFWFEKRLGMVEGIRQLGIAAAIAIVPILNVWLLNSFGWRTSYILLGTGTWLLLFPTFLLLLKNRPEDVGQSLDNHTDPETITTAADQLRWGFTVSEVLRMPAFWIVTAGTGAFSLIHTAVFFSFVPIFEERGLTQEHAAAAMTMFAACLATMQLTSGTLSDRLPPRMLLTTGLLGLGLAMTVLNFASSPATALLAGAAMGTSQGVYFGAAHPLWARYFGRLHLGKIRGTLMTINVASSSLGPVVAGVTRDLTGEFGIALTIFAIAPLPFAVLSWFVTAPQRKTAVVPAGPVLAVEG, encoded by the coding sequence ATGAGCATTACCGTAACGGAGGATCCGACCACCAGACCGGCCACCCCGTCCCCAACGCCCGCCGACGCGCCGGCAAAGCGACGGTTCTACTACGGTTGGGTCATGCTGCCGCTCGCCATCATGGCCCTTATCGCCAGTTCCCCCGGTCAGACGTTCGGGATCTCCATTTTCAACGAGCCAATGCGAATCGGCCTGGGGCTCTCACACAGCCAGATTGCCGCTGCCTACATGCTCGGAACGTTGCTGGGTGCGATTCCCATCGCCTGGATCGGTGCCCAGATGGACCGGCACGGCCTGCGGCGGACGATGCTGAGCGTCGTAACGATGTTCAGCGTGGCGTGCGTGATGACCTCGTTTGTGCAGGGCTGGATGACTCTCGTGGTCGTCTTCTGCATGCTCCGTATGCTGGGACCGGGTGCGCTGGCATTCCTGAGCGGCAACACGCTCAGCTTCTGGTTCGAGAAGCGGCTGGGAATGGTCGAGGGAATCCGTCAACTCGGCATTGCCGCGGCGATCGCCATCGTGCCGATCCTGAACGTCTGGCTGCTCAACAGTTTCGGATGGCGGACCTCGTACATCCTGCTGGGAACCGGCACCTGGCTGCTGCTGTTTCCGACGTTTCTGCTGCTGCTGAAGAACCGTCCGGAGGATGTCGGACAGTCGCTCGATAACCACACCGATCCCGAGACAATCACTACTGCGGCCGACCAGTTGCGGTGGGGCTTTACCGTTTCTGAAGTCCTGCGGATGCCGGCCTTCTGGATCGTGACGGCGGGAACGGGGGCCTTCAGCCTGATTCACACCGCCGTCTTCTTCTCGTTCGTCCCGATCTTCGAAGAACGGGGACTGACGCAGGAGCACGCGGCGGCTGCCATGACGATGTTTGCCGCCTGCCTGGCAACGATGCAGCTGACGAGCGGCACCCTTTCGGATCGACTGCCCCCCCGCATGCTGTTGACGACCGGTCTGCTGGGGCTCGGGCTGGCGATGACGGTGCTGAACTTTGCGTCGTCACCTGCGACTGCTCTGCTGGCGGGTGCCGCGATGGGAACTTCGCAGGGGGTGTACTTCGGTGCTGCCCATCCCCTCTGGGCCCGTTACTTCGGACGCCTGCACCTGGGCAAGATTCGCGGGACGCTGATGACGATCAACGTGGCGTCGTCGAGCCTGGGGCCGGTGGTTGCCGGCGTGACGCGGGACCTGACCGGCGAGTTCGGCATCGCACTGACGATCTTCGCGATCGCGCCATTGCCGTTCGCTGTGCTGTCGTGGTTCGTAACGGCCCCGCAACGGAAAACCGCCGTCGTGCCTGCCGGCCCGGTGCTGGCGGTCGAGGGGTGA
- a CDS encoding peptide chain release factor 3 has product MTEIDRTVAREVQRRRTFAIISHPDAGKTTLTEKLLLFGGCIEVAGSVRGRKSQRAATSDWLELEKQRGISVSSTVLTFEYDGFRVNLLDTPGHHDFSEDTYRTLTAADCAVMVIDLAKGIEAQTEKLFKVCALRKIPVITFVNKVDRPGRQPLEILEEIEEKFGIEVSPRNWPIGFGQSFRGLIDMPTQQASLFDVRDGSQRVQARVVDLDQLDGENIPPAALTQSLEEVELLAEAGEAFDRERFLAGDQSPVFFGSALTNWGVELFLRGFLELSPKPIGRPSNVGPVPPERPDFAGYVFKIQANLDPRHRDRVAFLRVCAGKFEREMEVLHPRTGKRIRLKRAHRVFGQDRETMDEAFPGDIIGLVNPGEFHLGDTICIGDPVMYEGLPQFSPEFFATLRCPDTSRRKQFERGLQQLLEEGAIQVFTDSGAARKEPILAAVGELQLDVVRFRLESEYNTSTEIRWLPYKVARWVDAGDGDINDVRLTSRSRMVRDQYDNPVALFPSDWEAGYTQSENPDVQFSEVRLDTVSVAQT; this is encoded by the coding sequence ATGACGGAAATCGACCGCACCGTAGCCCGCGAGGTTCAGCGCCGCCGCACGTTCGCCATCATCTCCCACCCCGATGCCGGCAAGACCACACTGACCGAGAAGCTGCTGCTGTTCGGCGGCTGTATCGAGGTCGCCGGCTCGGTCCGCGGACGCAAGTCGCAGCGTGCGGCCACCTCCGACTGGCTCGAACTTGAGAAGCAGCGTGGCATCTCAGTCAGTTCGACGGTGCTGACGTTCGAGTACGATGGCTTCCGCGTGAATCTGCTTGATACGCCGGGACACCACGACTTCAGTGAAGACACCTATCGCACGCTGACCGCCGCCGACTGCGCCGTCATGGTCATCGACCTGGCGAAGGGAATCGAAGCGCAGACCGAAAAGCTGTTCAAGGTCTGTGCACTGCGGAAGATCCCCGTCATCACATTCGTCAACAAGGTGGATCGCCCGGGTCGGCAGCCGCTCGAGATCCTCGAAGAGATCGAAGAGAAGTTCGGCATCGAGGTTTCGCCCCGCAACTGGCCGATCGGTTTCGGACAGAGCTTCCGCGGTCTGATCGACATGCCGACGCAGCAGGCGTCGCTGTTTGACGTCCGGGACGGGTCGCAGCGGGTGCAGGCACGGGTGGTGGATCTCGACCAGTTGGATGGCGAGAACATCCCGCCGGCCGCGCTGACGCAGTCGCTCGAAGAGGTCGAACTGCTCGCCGAGGCGGGCGAAGCCTTCGACCGCGAACGATTTCTGGCCGGGGATCAGTCTCCGGTCTTCTTCGGCAGCGCTCTGACGAACTGGGGTGTCGAGCTGTTTCTCCGCGGTTTCCTCGAACTTTCACCGAAACCAATCGGGCGCCCGAGTAACGTGGGGCCTGTTCCGCCGGAGCGGCCGGACTTCGCCGGATACGTATTCAAGATTCAGGCGAATCTCGATCCCCGGCACCGCGACCGTGTCGCATTCCTTCGCGTGTGTGCTGGCAAGTTCGAGAGGGAAATGGAAGTCCTGCACCCGCGTACGGGCAAGCGGATCCGGCTGAAGCGGGCCCATCGCGTGTTCGGGCAGGATCGGGAGACCATGGACGAAGCCTTTCCCGGCGACATTATCGGGCTGGTGAACCCGGGGGAATTTCACCTGGGGGATACGATCTGCATCGGCGATCCGGTGATGTACGAGGGTTTGCCCCAGTTCTCGCCCGAGTTCTTCGCGACCCTCCGTTGCCCGGACACCTCCCGCCGCAAACAATTCGAACGCGGGCTGCAGCAGCTCCTCGAAGAGGGAGCGATCCAGGTGTTCACCGACTCCGGAGCGGCCCGCAAGGAACCGATTCTGGCAGCGGTCGGCGAACTGCAGCTCGACGTTGTCCGCTTCCGGCTGGAAAGCGAGTACAACACCAGCACCGAGATCCGGTGGCTGCCTTACAAGGTGGCCCGCTGGGTCGATGCCGGTGACGGCGACATCAATGACGTCCGACTGACCTCGCGCTCGCGAATGGTCAGGGACCAGTACGACAACCCGGTCGCACTGTTCCCCTCGGACTGGGAGGCGGGCTACACGCAATCGGAGAATCCGGACGTGCAGTTCTCGGAGGTCCGGCTCGACACCGTCAGCGTCGCACAGACCTGA
- the fabD gene encoding ACP S-malonyltransferase, which yields MSRIGFLFPGQGAQHVGMGRDIVENYPAARDLFERAAGVLGYDLAKLCFDGPSEELDSTVISQPAIFVTSLACLEKLRADSPDVVLSCEMTAGLSLGEYTALVFAGALSFEDGLKIVQQRGQAMQDAADATPSGMASILLLSLEQVQEIRDQASSEGLITIANYLCPGNLVVSGENAAVEKAVELAEAAGGRAVPLAVAGAFHTKLMEPADQRLEEALAAAELKAPEIPVISNVDAQAHSDADELKQVLVRQVISPVRWEDSIRGMLDAGIDEFYEIGPGRVLTGLMKRIHRKTPCTVVNDSK from the coding sequence ATGAGTCGCATCGGATTTCTGTTCCCCGGCCAGGGTGCGCAGCACGTCGGCATGGGACGCGACATCGTCGAAAACTATCCTGCCGCCCGTGACCTGTTCGAACGGGCTGCCGGCGTCCTCGGTTACGACCTGGCCAAACTCTGCTTTGACGGCCCTTCCGAGGAGCTGGATTCGACCGTCATCAGCCAGCCGGCCATCTTCGTCACCAGCCTCGCCTGCCTCGAGAAGCTGCGGGCCGACAGCCCCGACGTCGTCCTCTCATGCGAGATGACCGCCGGCCTCAGTCTGGGCGAATACACCGCCCTCGTGTTCGCCGGGGCACTCTCGTTCGAAGACGGCCTGAAGATCGTGCAGCAGCGCGGCCAGGCGATGCAGGATGCCGCCGACGCAACGCCATCCGGCATGGCCAGCATCCTGCTCCTATCGCTCGAGCAGGTACAGGAGATCCGCGATCAGGCGTCGTCGGAAGGACTGATCACGATCGCCAACTATCTCTGCCCGGGAAATCTCGTCGTTTCGGGTGAGAACGCGGCGGTCGAGAAGGCAGTCGAACTGGCCGAAGCCGCTGGTGGCCGGGCCGTTCCCCTCGCGGTCGCCGGTGCCTTCCACACCAAACTGATGGAGCCGGCCGACCAGCGTCTCGAGGAAGCACTCGCAGCCGCCGAGCTGAAGGCCCCCGAGATCCCCGTGATCTCGAATGTCGATGCCCAGGCGCACTCCGATGCGGACGAACTGAAGCAGGTGCTCGTGCGACAGGTGATCAGCCCGGTGCGGTGGGAAGATTCGATTCGCGGCATGCTCGACGCCGGGATCGACGAGTTCTATGAGATCGGCCCGGGCCGGGTGCTGACCGGCCTGATGAAGCGGATTCACCGCAAGACGCCCTGCACAGTCGTGAACGACTCGAAGTAG
- the plsX gene encoding phosphate acyltransferase PlsX has protein sequence MRIALDAMGGDDAPGVNVDGAVAAAQANPDLQVTLVGDQPQLETLLDATGFSSPQITVHAADGFVGMDEKPTDALRKKPQSSIAVCWQLMANREVDAVVSAGNTGGVVAAGLRTRLFLSGVKRPGIAVVLPTRRGRAVLMDVGANPAARAEHLYQYAWMGSIFAREMLGVETPSVGLMNIGSEEGKGVDLVREAHGLIAGSSLSNHYIGNVEGRGLYTGDADVIICEGFVGNVVLKVSEGMAAMMMDMISREVMDCLDAEKPNAAQAFRTIGKRYEYNEIGGAPLLGIDGICLICHGSSDARSIANALRGATTLRDRHVNTHIVESLANGCPTPG, from the coding sequence ATGCGGATCGCGCTTGACGCGATGGGCGGAGACGATGCTCCCGGCGTCAACGTCGACGGAGCGGTGGCGGCTGCACAAGCCAATCCCGACCTGCAGGTCACTCTCGTCGGGGATCAGCCACAACTCGAAACGCTCCTCGATGCGACGGGCTTTTCCAGCCCACAGATTACCGTGCATGCCGCCGACGGCTTTGTCGGCATGGACGAGAAGCCAACCGACGCACTGCGCAAAAAACCGCAGTCTTCGATCGCGGTCTGCTGGCAATTGATGGCCAACCGCGAGGTCGATGCCGTCGTCAGCGCCGGAAACACCGGTGGTGTCGTCGCGGCTGGCCTGCGGACCCGGCTGTTTCTCAGCGGTGTGAAGCGTCCCGGCATTGCCGTGGTGCTCCCCACCCGCCGTGGACGTGCCGTCCTGATGGATGTCGGTGCCAATCCCGCGGCTCGGGCCGAACACCTCTACCAGTACGCCTGGATGGGTTCGATCTTCGCCCGCGAGATGCTGGGCGTCGAAACTCCCAGTGTCGGCCTGATGAACATCGGCAGCGAGGAAGGCAAGGGAGTCGACCTCGTCCGCGAGGCCCACGGCCTCATTGCCGGCAGTTCGCTCAGCAACCACTATATTGGCAACGTCGAAGGTCGCGGCCTGTATACCGGCGACGCCGACGTCATCATCTGCGAAGGCTTCGTCGGCAATGTCGTCCTCAAGGTGAGCGAGGGCATGGCCGCCATGATGATGGACATGATCTCCCGCGAGGTCATGGACTGCCTCGACGCCGAAAAACCGAACGCGGCCCAGGCCTTCCGCACGATCGGCAAGCGGTACGAATACAACGAGATCGGCGGTGCACCGCTTCTGGGCATCGACGGCATCTGCCTGATCTGCCACGGTTCGAGCGACGCCCGGTCAATTGCCAACGCCCTCCGCGGTGCGACGACCCTCCGGGATCGTCATGTGAACACCCACATCGTGGAATCGCTGGCTAACGGCTGCCCGACACCCGGCTGA
- the rpmF gene encoding 50S ribosomal protein L32 has product MAVPKRRNSKMRSRKRRSHQAIKPLKLQYCQQCGTARPSHVVCPNCGYYHGRTLVEIED; this is encoded by the coding sequence ATGGCCGTCCCCAAGAGGCGTAACTCCAAAATGCGTTCGCGGAAGCGGCGAAGCCACCAGGCAATCAAGCCGCTGAAGCTGCAGTATTGCCAGCAGTGTGGTACCGCGCGTCCGTCGCACGTTGTCTGTCCGAACTGCGGCTACTACCACGGCCGCACGCTCGTCGAGATCGAGGACTAG
- a CDS encoding NIPSNAP family protein — MHTCYRLTTVLGAVFATALLAQVATAAEDDAPVYELRIYTCEPGKLDPLLDRFRSHTMRIFEKHGMENVAYWVPTDEPKKSNTLIYILRHKSSDAAKASWQAFREDPEWRAVAKASAEQHGKILAERPYSLYMTATDYSPNVTPPKSDAIYELRVYTAAEGKLDALHDRFRQHTDAIFKGHGMASTGYWAPRDAEAGDIMLYVLEYPNREAAKASWKAFFADPNWKKVAEETQKDGRLVSKVESTYMVPTDFSPTAK, encoded by the coding sequence ATGCACACCTGTTACCGCTTGACCACTGTCCTGGGAGCCGTCTTTGCCACGGCACTGCTGGCCCAGGTGGCCACGGCCGCCGAGGATGACGCCCCCGTGTACGAACTTCGGATCTACACCTGCGAGCCGGGCAAACTCGATCCGCTGCTGGACCGCTTCCGCAGTCATACGATGCGGATCTTCGAGAAACACGGCATGGAGAACGTCGCGTACTGGGTGCCGACCGACGAGCCGAAGAAGTCGAACACGCTGATCTACATTCTGCGTCACAAGAGTAGTGACGCCGCGAAAGCCTCGTGGCAGGCGTTTCGCGAAGACCCCGAATGGCGTGCCGTGGCGAAGGCGTCGGCCGAGCAGCACGGCAAGATTCTCGCCGAGCGTCCGTACTCGCTGTACATGACCGCGACCGACTATTCGCCGAACGTGACGCCGCCGAAAAGCGACGCGATCTACGAGCTGCGCGTCTACACGGCCGCCGAGGGAAAACTGGACGCCCTGCACGACCGGTTCCGGCAGCACACCGACGCCATCTTCAAGGGGCACGGAATGGCATCAACCGGCTACTGGGCTCCCCGGGACGCGGAGGCCGGCGACATCATGCTGTACGTGCTCGAATACCCGAATCGTGAAGCGGCCAAAGCGTCGTGGAAAGCGTTCTTCGCCGATCCGAATTGGAAGAAGGTCGCTGAGGAGACTCAGAAGGACGGTCGCCTGGTGAGCAAGGTCGAATCAACCTACATGGTGCCAACCGACTTCTCACCGACAGCGAAGTAG
- a CDS encoding cytochrome c peroxidase, with protein MRVCCWLIAATILSGVTEGIASGTEPALPIRLREPAALALSADHERLFVANERSGTLSVVDTSSWQVTTEYELGESLTDIVMLPEQRELLAIDREGSTLIRARVAGDQVTVRERITVPSSPVTISLSPDGRTVAVNSLWSRQCTLLQVPADIEASLHTSARQSVALPFNPRQQLWLDEDHLLVCDAHAGELAVLNARTAEVDQRHTLPGHNIRGLALSPDGNEVWIVHQELTENVPTDFEHMYWGGLIRNAIHVASIDRLMQPDLDWGTESRRVQLGATGYGAADPNHLAWTESGDLIVTLGGVNSVSVFPPDQQVVLQRLEVGQRPTDVVVLPGRGLAVVANSHSDTLSVVEIQAGPSAGPLRHPGIAAEVSLGPMPELSAADRGKRLFFDASLGLDGWVSCHSCHTDGHSNGLLADTSGDDSYGTPKRVLSLLGTRDNNPWAWNGSVRVLNDQVVKSVETTMHGDGISPTETMHIVAYLHRLAPAPPIEPARDHPADQELLARGRRVFDAQGCGECHVPPLTYSSDQTVDVGIQDEAGTKKFNPPSLRGVSQRRVLFHDGRAASLRSVFEEHGHQLKSGLSEDELTTLLRFLRSL; from the coding sequence ATGAGAGTCTGCTGCTGGCTGATCGCTGCGACAATTCTTTCCGGTGTCACCGAGGGCATCGCCTCGGGGACGGAGCCTGCGCTTCCGATCCGGCTGCGGGAACCGGCTGCGTTGGCCCTGAGCGCCGATCACGAGCGGCTGTTCGTTGCCAACGAGCGGAGCGGCACGCTTTCGGTCGTCGATACATCAAGCTGGCAGGTTACAACTGAGTATGAGTTGGGCGAGTCGCTGACGGATATCGTCATGCTGCCAGAGCAACGCGAACTCCTTGCGATCGACCGGGAGGGAAGCACCCTTATCCGGGCGAGGGTCGCAGGTGATCAGGTGACGGTGCGTGAACGGATCACCGTACCTTCGTCTCCGGTGACAATCTCTCTCAGTCCGGACGGACGGACCGTTGCCGTCAATTCGCTCTGGTCCCGGCAATGCACGCTCCTTCAGGTGCCTGCGGACATCGAAGCCTCGTTGCACACGAGCGCACGCCAGTCGGTGGCGTTGCCATTCAATCCGCGCCAGCAGCTCTGGCTGGATGAGGACCATCTGCTGGTCTGCGATGCACACGCCGGCGAACTGGCCGTGCTGAATGCCCGCACGGCAGAAGTCGATCAGCGACACACGTTGCCGGGTCACAACATTCGGGGACTTGCGTTGTCCCCCGACGGCAACGAAGTCTGGATCGTCCATCAGGAGCTGACCGAGAATGTGCCGACCGATTTCGAGCACATGTACTGGGGCGGCCTGATCCGCAACGCGATTCACGTCGCATCGATCGATCGGCTGATGCAGCCGGATCTCGACTGGGGGACTGAGTCGCGGCGGGTTCAGCTGGGAGCGACCGGCTACGGTGCCGCCGATCCGAATCATCTCGCCTGGACCGAGTCGGGTGACCTGATTGTGACCCTCGGGGGAGTGAACAGCGTCTCGGTCTTTCCGCCGGATCAGCAGGTTGTGCTGCAGCGGCTGGAAGTCGGACAGCGACCGACCGACGTCGTTGTGTTGCCGGGGCGGGGACTGGCCGTGGTTGCCAACTCGCACAGTGACACGCTCAGCGTCGTCGAAATCCAGGCCGGTCCCTCGGCCGGCCCGCTGCGCCATCCGGGAATCGCTGCCGAAGTCTCGCTGGGGCCAATGCCCGAACTTTCGGCGGCCGATCGCGGCAAGCGACTTTTCTTCGATGCGTCGCTGGGACTGGACGGCTGGGTGAGCTGCCACAGCTGCCACACCGATGGTCACTCCAACGGCCTGCTCGCAGACACGTCTGGTGACGATTCGTACGGAACTCCAAAACGCGTGCTGTCGCTACTGGGAACGCGGGACAACAATCCCTGGGCCTGGAATGGTTCGGTGCGTGTGCTGAACGATCAGGTGGTCAAATCGGTCGAAACGACGATGCACGGCGACGGAATCTCACCAACCGAAACCATGCACATCGTGGCGTACCTGCACCGTCTCGCCCCGGCCCCGCCCATCGAACCGGCACGGGACCATCCGGCCGATCAGGAACTTCTGGCGCGCGGCCGGCGAGTTTTCGACGCACAGGGGTGCGGCGAGTGTCACGTGCCGCCGCTCACCTACTCGAGCGATCAGACGGTTGATGTGGGGATTCAGGATGAAGCCGGTACGAAGAAGTTCAACCCCCCCTCGCTCCGGGGCGTCAGTCAGCGTCGCGTGCTGTTCCACGACGGCCGGGCCGCTTCGCTCCGCAGTGTCTTCGAGGAGCACGGACACCAGCTCAAATCCGGCCTGAGTGAGGACGAGCTGACTACCCTGCTCCGCTTTCTCCGCAGTCTCTGA
- a CDS encoding endonuclease/exonuclease/phosphatase family protein has product MAPSASNESPHPTAGRHVIWLRRLFSLVVLGLMLVTTIGWFGQYSYLADLTAHFRLQYLLLAVPLTLLLASMRQWKSASAGLAVVLINAGCIAPLFGTSPASVTAGTTPLKVIAVNVHVMNRNHAPLQEWVRSEQPDVIIVSELSTAWSTAMDELSDLLPHQFERLDNGNGGLGLYSRFPIEESEWHLLGDVNYAGRIRITVDGVPVTLFGVHTYAPFHRWMSEMRDYQFGQLADLVNQTDTRVIVAGDLNATTWSAGLKQMLAATGLIDTRVGFGLQPTWPDAAWPLRIAIDHCLVSDGITTVDRQVGPAIGSDHFPIVADLRLPSVE; this is encoded by the coding sequence ATGGCCCCGTCCGCCAGCAACGAAAGCCCGCATCCCACGGCCGGTCGACACGTGATCTGGCTGCGGCGACTGTTTTCGCTGGTTGTTCTCGGACTGATGCTCGTCACGACCATCGGCTGGTTCGGTCAGTATTCGTATCTGGCCGACCTGACTGCCCACTTTCGACTGCAGTATCTGCTGCTGGCGGTGCCGCTCACGCTGCTGCTGGCGTCGATGCGGCAATGGAAGTCGGCGTCTGCCGGACTCGCCGTCGTCCTGATCAACGCCGGCTGCATCGCCCCACTCTTCGGAACCTCCCCCGCAAGCGTGACGGCCGGCACCACGCCGCTGAAAGTGATCGCCGTCAATGTTCACGTCATGAACCGCAATCATGCCCCCTTGCAGGAGTGGGTTCGCAGCGAACAGCCGGATGTCATCATCGTCAGCGAATTGTCGACGGCCTGGTCAACAGCGATGGACGAGCTTTCCGACCTCCTTCCTCACCAGTTCGAGCGGCTCGATAACGGGAACGGCGGCCTGGGTCTGTACAGCCGGTTCCCCATCGAGGAGTCCGAGTGGCACCTGCTGGGGGACGTGAACTACGCCGGAAGGATCCGCATCACCGTCGACGGCGTTCCCGTCACGCTGTTCGGCGTCCACACATACGCACCGTTCCATCGCTGGATGAGCGAAATGCGGGACTACCAGTTCGGCCAGCTGGCAGACCTCGTGAACCAGACGGACACGCGGGTCATTGTCGCCGGCGACCTCAATGCGACCACCTGGTCAGCCGGTCTGAAGCAGATGCTGGCCGCCACGGGGCTCATCGACACCCGCGTCGGCTTCGGGCTCCAACCCACCTGGCCGGATGCGGCGTGGCCGCTGCGAATTGCGATCGACCACTGCCTGGTCAGTGACGGCATCACGACCGTCGATCGGCAGGTCGGCCCGGCAATCGGGTCGGATCACTTTCCGATCGTCGCCGACCTGCGACTGCCTTCGGTCGAGTGA